DNA from Brassica napus cultivar Da-Ae chromosome C4, Da-Ae, whole genome shotgun sequence:
TTTTAAAAGTTATTCTTCTGGCACTTATGAGTTTTGTGTTGTTTCAATCTCTCAGTACCGATCGTTATGCGGGGCGTGACTATGATGACCGAGACATGGAAGCGGGCTTTGACGATATcatgaaagaagagagaagaaggtaaACATCAAAATCTTGATCATGAGTTTCATTCATttctttcttatatatattccTAAAACGGTCTGTGTTATATTTGCGCAATGCAGTGCGAGAATCGCAAGGGAGGAAGATGAGAAGGAAGCGCGGTTGAtcgcagaagaagaagagcggGAGAGACGGAGGAAGCTGAGGAAGCTGAGGAAGCTGAGACGTTGAAAGTTAGCAGAAACCTTTCatctttgtcttcttttttatatatgactttAAGTTTAATGTTAGTGCTTCTCTCATTCAAATCTCTTTGGCCGCTTGAGGCAAAagagttttaactttttttttgtttttcaaattaagaattttttgtTCTTGAAATTGTACAAttagataataatatatttgtcGGTAACCCTTCCAAGTTGGTGAAATGTTGATTCTTCTTTGTGCAAAACCAGAGAatgataaagagaaaaagaatatTATCTTTATTCACGTGGAGTTGCTTTAGTTTAGATGATACATTTTCACCTTCTTACGAGTCCCAATAACATGATTTTTGGAGATTCTTTATCATAGTTTCTCTCAAAAATCTTTGTTTGAGGAATCAGATGGTGACCAAAGAAGATGATTGTCTTCCTCCAGCGGCAGAGCCGTCGAGATGTTGTTCTCCTTCTTCTACGACTCCTCCTGCAGAGCTAGAGACTATTCGAAGCTTAGAAATCGTGGAATCATCCTTTCTCTCTCCCGTTTGGTATTTTCATTCTTTACTTGCTCTTTAGTTTTGAGCGCTCTCTGTCTGAAGAAAACAACGCTCTTACCATGATTTGAGCCCTCTTTTGCGTTAAAAAGTtactatttttgtttagtttctaTTAATAGGTTGGACTTTCAATTCAAACAGATTCTTGTAGCTTGCTGGATCGTTTATGTACTCCAAATTGAACTTTCCAGGTTACTAGTGATCTTTTGCATCATTAACTTATTAAACTACATGGATCGAGGTGCGATAGCAAGCAATGGTGTTAATGGAAGTACCAAGAGTTGTAATGATAAGGGCAAATGCATTCCTGCAACTGGAATTCAGTAAGACCTATTCaatgttttgtattttattcATGTCATATGGTAATAAGATTTTACTACTTTGTCCTGATGTAAACATTGCTTCTCTTAGGGGACATTATAACCTAAGTAATTTTGAAGATGGTGTATTGTCATCTTCCTTCATGGTTGGGCTTCTTATTGCATCCCCAGTCTTTGCTTCATTGGCAAAGAGGTTAGAAAAGCTTTTCATTTCTGTTTCTCTCCCTCTTTTAATGCCTAAGCAAGATTAAGCTTATTGAAGTGGTTTATTTGTTTCTAGTACAGCTTCAATCCATTTAGACTTATTGGAGTAGGTTTAACTGTTTGGACTGTTGCAGTTGTCGGCTGTGGCAGTTCCTTTGCCTTTTGGTTTATCGTCTTATGTCGCATGTaagtcagtttttttttttgtgtgtttatgatTGATTAagaaattgagttttttttggcGGCTCCTAAATCTACAGAaattgagttgattatatttgTAGGTTTGTTGGTGTAGGTGAAGCTTCTTTCATTAGTCTTGCAGCTCCATTTATAGATGATAATGCTCCTCATAAACAGGTTtctgttttctcttttttgttttgcacTTCATATGCACCATTTCTGACTTCTAAATGGTTTCTTCAGAAAGCTGCATGGCTTGGACTGTTTTACATGTGTATACCAAGTGGTGTTGCTCTTGGTTATGTCTATGGCGGATACGTATGTACTCTTTGATGTCACAAACCATTTTAGCTTCTAATAAGCTTTCCTTGACTTCTTCTTGTTGCTTATTTAGGTCGGAAAACATTTTAGCTGGCGCTATGCATTTTGGGGAGAAGCGGTTTTAATGGCTCCATTCGCTGTTCTTGGTTTCTTGATAAAACCTTTGCAGTTAAAAGGTTAGAAAACATTATCTTTCTTCTGTTATTCTGCATGACCTGTGTGAGATTATATGATCTGACACAGAGAGAGAAAATAACAGGGTTCCCTTCTACTGATTCAGTTGAAGTAATGGCTTCATCACTAGGTAAAGTCTTCTATCTCTTCTAATGTTAATGTTTAATATGCTCTGTTTTATACAACTGTGCAGTGAGACTTTTGCCTTTTGCAGGTGCAGAGGTATCGaaaaacaacaaccatcttcaagCTGGTAATGAGATTAAGCATGATGAAGTTGAGGTCTCTATTGAGATTGGCAGGTCAAGTTACGCTAACACAGTTTGGAAATCAATAACTCAATTTGCGAGAGACATGAAAGTCCTATGCAAAGAAAGGGTCTTTGTTGTTAATGTCTTAGGTAGTTGTTTTCCTCCACTCTCACCATTTCTTCCGACCCTTCTTTGATTGAGCCACACTTTGCCTTCAACAGGTTATGTAGCATACAATTTTGTTATTGGTGCATATTCATATTGGGGACCAAAGGCCGGttataacatttataaaatggtaaaacACTTATTATTCTGTCAATCTTTCATCTTTGGAGAGAGACTTCATGAAAGATTCTCAAACTTTGTTCTGTGTTGACAGAAAAACGCTGATATGATCTTTGGGGCAGTAACTATCATTTGTGGGATCGTTGGAACATTATCAGGTGGCTTAATACTAGATCATGTCACTTCTACAATTCCAAATGCTTTCAAGCTCTTATCCGGAGCAACATTTATCGGGGCGACATGTTGCTTTACTGCATTCACCTTGAAGAGTTTATACGGTTTCGTAGCTCTTTTCGCCATAGGAGAGCTTCTTGTGTTTGCTACACAGGTAAAgaaaaagttttgaacttttagCATTGTGGTTTGTAATGTATATCACTCATCAAAAGATTaccttttttttgtctttcagGCTCCTGTGAATTATGTGTGTTTGCATTGTGTGGAACCAAGTTTAAGACCACTATCAATGGCTATCTCCACTGTGGCAATTCACATATTTGGCGATGTTCCATCTTCGCCACTTGTCGGTATTGTTCAGGTAGTAAACAACACCCTTCTTTTCATCTCCAGTCCTGGAAGAGAGCAAACCAAAATGTTACATTGTTGTTGTATATGCAGGATCATATCGACAGTTGGAGAAAAACAGCGCTGATTCTTACATCGGTTCTGTTCTTAGCTGCTGCAATATGGTTTATAGGTAAACACACATATCTCAATTCTTTAACTCGAGAAAGCTTTCTTAATCCAAAATTAAGAGCCTGTTTCTTTTGCCAGGGATGTTCATAAACATTGTAGATCGCTTTAACGAAGAAGCTGAAAGTGAGAACCCGAGAAGCAGGCAAGAACAATCGATTATGGTGATGAATTCATAAATACTTTAGTTCGTGCGTTGTTATACAGTTACATAACACTGGTGAATGGTGATGAACGAGTACACTTCTCAAAACGCGATTTAGTTTTACACGTTTTCAAAAAGTGATTTCACTACTTTTAACTGTGTTCAAgatgttgaacaaaaaaaaaaactgtgttcaagatttcaaaattaaaagaatTAGTTTTTAAGCCTTCTGTATATAGATGTCAATTAGGCTGTCAATTGGATATTATTTGCTAAAGTCCAAATCGCACCGAGTCCAAATTGTACTAAACCCAAATGGATTATTCATTTACTCTTTAGTCCTTCCTCAtctttttcatcttctcctaTCAAAATGAAACAAGAGACCAATAATGTTAAAAAGTTGCAGTTTAACAGAAACCAACCGCAGAAAAGAGTCTTAAACAATAGAGATTGATGTTACAAACAGTAGAGTAATAATAGCATACATAACAAATTAAACTGCACACTTGATATGCTTATTTTCTGGGACCTCTCCTATCAAAATAGGGTATGGAAACACTTAACAGAAACCCAAGTAGAACTTCAAAATGATTCAAATCACAGACAATAAGATTATAGAGAATAAGATATGAAGAACGTGTTTATATGACATTAAATCACATAACACGGCCGTTTTTCTTAAAGATACTAAACCCATCATTCAGTTTCTCTTAATGATATTAAACCAATCATTAGTTTCTTCTTCGTCCATATAAAACAAGAAGTGACACAAGCATAAATTCTAAGTGATTATACCTTTAATTGAGTCAGATTTTCTTCCTTCCACTTTCTTCTGCTTCCTCATCTAAGCCATTTTCCttatcttcttcatccaaatCGCATCCACCTACAAAACAAGAGAAGTTACTCAATAGTTTCACATATCAAAAACTCGATTATAAATTCAATAAATTCACCAATCAGTTCTAAACCACAAAGGCAGTTTCTAGCACATATCAAAACTTGAACATTTGATGGAAGAAAGAGTCTCTTGTACTTGCTAAGAACCGGACTTCCCACACTAAAAGATGACTCATGCGACACTGTTGTTATTGGGATGCATATGACATCGCAGGCCATTCGAGATAGCTCTTTAAACCGGCTTGAATTGTCATTCTAATACTTGATGACATTTAAGCTTTTAAATGCTACCATATCCAGCACCGGTTCACTTAAATACACATCCAAAGCAGATTTTTCTGTTCCTACTTGTTGAGAGAGGAACACATAGAAGCCCTGCACAGAAAGAAATTATTAgttgattgattaaaaaatacACATCCAAAGCATTGATTTAAAATAACTTACACCGTAACCAGGTGGTAGATTATATGATTTGGCTTTTTGTGAACTCTGTAAACTAGTATTCTTCTTCTTGTAAACTCCATACAGCTTCATCATTTTTTGCGTATGTGATCCATTTTGAATTTACAACTTGTTGGATCTAGACTGTGGCAGCATTACTCCAAAACCTTAAACTTTAACCTAAGATCAAATAATGCTGCAATGGCTAGAATATCACTGTACTTTTCATAGTACTTATCGAACTTCAACCTCATGGAAGCCACCATTTCACTAATCACTTCCTGTTCATAGAACTCGTTTGTTCCTAaccaaatttgaatttttcataCCTCTATAAGTACAGATTCACTATAGGGCAAGAAGAGTCGAAAATAAGCTTTGTCATCAGATCAAGCGGCTCTAACAAACCACAAATCAGCTCAGCTATTAACCATTATAACTCTGTAGGTAAACTCTGGTAACTTGTCTTAATTTCCGCAAGATTCCTAAACGCCTCTTTGAAGTAAAGAGCCCAAGACAACATCAGAAAGGTTGAGTTCCACCGCATAATAACATCCAAAACTAAACCCTCTTTCTTAACAATCCCAACAGTCTCCATGCAGCCTTGAAACAACAGCTCTCTAGAATTTGTAACTTTGACAAATTTAACGATGTCTCTGATTTTCTCCAAGGCCTCACTTATCACAGCTAATCCATCTTGGACAATAAGGTTTAGAATATGTGCAACACATCTTATGTGAAGAACTCTCTGCTGCAAACTAAATGCTTTCTAAGTTACTTCTTTAGAACTCCTTGCACGTTGTCATTAGAGGAAGCATTATCTACAGTTATTGTGAAGACCTTCCTATCTAAACCCCATGCTTTAATCAACTCAATCAGTTTTTGCGGGACCAGAATGGGGTGGAGGGAAAGCGCAAAACGATATAATCTTAGATTTAAGGTTCTAGTTAGCATCAATGTAGTGATCAACAAGACAAAGATAACTTTCAATGGTTATTGCTTTCCACAGATCAGTCGTCAAACAAACCCTACCCATTGTAGTCATCTTGCTTCTGGAAACAGTCTCAACTTCGACATTCTTCTCCACAACAATTGGTTTCTTGGCGGAGGGGCTATTATTCATCAAATCAAACCTTGGGCTCGGCTTCTCGTCCTCCCAAGTCGAGATAtcagacgaggaagaagaagaagaaactgacTTCTCCTTGGTTTTTCTCTTCTTGAGATGTGATGTTTGTTCAGCTAGCTgcaacttctcttcttctttctcatcaACACATTTCTGTTTCTTCATCTTACCACCATCATCGCCGTTGTTGTCGTCTTTCGCAagcttgttgttgttttttcgGGCATTAAGGACACGTCTGACGCTGAGGAGAAGTACTTGACGAGTCCGCCTCGCATAAGTACCGTACCTGGAACGGAGGTCGTCGACGATTTCCTCCGCCGTGGATAAATCCTTCCCGCACGAATCCATAGCTCGACTCAAAACTCTATCAGTAATTCCTCCGCCAAGACCACCACCTCTGCAGCTGCGATCTCTCCTCACCATCGTGCACTAGTACCCTAgggtaaattattttgtaaggCGCAA
Protein-coding regions in this window:
- the LOC106392113 gene encoding probable sphingolipid transporter spinster homolog 3 isoform X5, which produces MVTKEDDCLPPAAEPSRCCSPSSTTPPAELETIRSLEIVESSFLSPVWLLVIFCIINLLNYMDRGAIASNGVNGSTKSCNDKGKCIPATGIQGHYNLSNFEDGVLSSSFMVGLLIASPVFASLAKSFNPFRLIGVGLTVWTVAVVGCGSSFAFWFIVLCRMFVGVGEASFISLAAPFIDDNAPHKQKAAWLGLFYMCIPSGVALGYVYGGYVGKHFSWRYAFWGEAVLMAPFAVLGFLIKPLQLKGFPSTDSVEVMASSLGAEVSKNNNHLQAGNEIKHDEVEVSIEIGRSSYANTVWKSITQFARDMKVLCKERVFVVNVLGYVAYNFVIGAYSYWGPKAGYNIYKMKNADMIFGAVTIICGIVGTLSGGLILDHVTSTIPNAFKLLSGATFIGATCCFTAFTLKSLYGFVALFAIGELLVFATQVKKKLPFFCLSGSCELCVFALCGTKFKTTINGYLHCGNSHIWRCSIFATCRYCSGSYRQLEKNSADSYIGSVLSCCNMVYRDVHKHCRSL
- the LOC106392113 gene encoding probable sphingolipid transporter spinster homolog 3 isoform X2, which translates into the protein MVTKEDDCLPPAAEPSRCCSPSSTTPPAELETIRSLEIVESSFLSPVWLLVIFCIINLLNYMDRGAIASNGVNGSTKSCNDKGKCIPATGIQGHYNLSNFEDGVLSSSFMVGLLIASPVFASLAKSFNPFRLIGVGLTVWTVAVVGCGSSFAFWFIVLCRMFVGVGEASFISLAAPFIDDNAPHKQKAAWLGLFYMCIPSGVALGYVYGGYVGKHFSWRYAFWGEAVLMAPFAVLGFLIKPLQLKGFPSTDSVEVMASSLGAEVSKNNNHLQAGNEIKHDEVEVSIEIGRSSYANTVWKSITQFARDMKVLCKERVFVVNVLGYVAYNFVIGAYSYWGPKAGYNIYKMKNADMIFGAVTIICGIVGTLSGGLILDHVTSTIPNAFKLLSGATFIGATCCFTAFTLKSLYGFVALFAIGELLVFATQAPVNYVCLHCVEPSLRPLSMAISTVAIHIFGDVPSSPLVGIVQDHIDSWRKTALILTSVLFLAAAIWFIGMFINIVDRFNEEAESENPRSRQEQSIMVMNS
- the LOC106392113 gene encoding probable sphingolipid transporter spinster homolog 3 isoform X3; this translates as MVTKEDDCLPPAAEPSRCCSPSSTTPPAELETIRSLEIVESSFLSPVWLLVIFCIINLLNYMDRGAIASNGVNGSTKSCNDKGKCIPATGIQGHYNLSNFEDGVLSSSFMVGLLIASPVFASLAKSFNPFRLIGVGLTVWTVAVVGCGSSFAFWFIVLCRMFVGVGEASFISLAAPFIDDNAPHKQVGKHFSWRYAFWGEAVLMAPFAVLGFLIKPLQLKGFPSTDSVEVMASSLGAEVSKNNNHLQAGNEIKHDEVEVSIEIGRSSYANTVWKSITQFARDMKVLCKERVFVVNVLGYVAYNFVIGAYSYWGPKAGYNIYKMKNADMIFGAVTIICGIVGTLSGGLILDHVTSTIPNAFKLLSGATFIGATCCFTAFTLKSLYGFVALFAIGELLVFATQAPVNYVCLHCVEPSLRPLSMAISTVAIHIFGDVPSSPLVGIVQDHIDSWRKTALILTSVLFLAAAIWFIGMFINIVDRFNEEAESENPRSRQEQSIMVMNS
- the LOC106392113 gene encoding probable sphingolipid transporter spinster homolog 3 isoform X1 — its product is MVTKEDDCLPPAAEPSRCCSPSSTTPPAELETIRSLEIVESSFLSPVWLLVIFCIINLLNYMDRGAIASNGVNGSTKSCNDKGKCIPATGIQGHYNLSNFEDGVLSSSFMVGLLIASPVFASLAKSFNPFRLIGVGLTVWTVAVVGCGSSFAFWFIVLCRMFVGVGEASFISLAAPFIDDNAPHKQVSVFSFLFCTSYAPFLTSKWFLQKAAWLGLFYMCIPSGVALGYVYGGYVGKHFSWRYAFWGEAVLMAPFAVLGFLIKPLQLKGFPSTDSVEVMASSLGAEVSKNNNHLQAGNEIKHDEVEVSIEIGRSSYANTVWKSITQFARDMKVLCKERVFVVNVLGYVAYNFVIGAYSYWGPKAGYNIYKMKNADMIFGAVTIICGIVGTLSGGLILDHVTSTIPNAFKLLSGATFIGATCCFTAFTLKSLYGFVALFAIGELLVFATQAPVNYVCLHCVEPSLRPLSMAISTVAIHIFGDVPSSPLVGIVQDHIDSWRKTALILTSVLFLAAAIWFIGMFINIVDRFNEEAESENPRSRQEQSIMVMNS
- the LOC106392113 gene encoding probable sphingolipid transporter spinster homolog 3 isoform X4, which translates into the protein MVYCHLPSWLGFLLHPQSLLHWQRVVGCGSSFAFWFIVLCRMFVGVGEASFISLAAPFIDDNAPHKQVSVFSFLFCTSYAPFLTSKWFLQKAAWLGLFYMCIPSGVALGYVYGGYVGKHFSWRYAFWGEAVLMAPFAVLGFLIKPLQLKGFPSTDSVEVMASSLGAEVSKNNNHLQAGNEIKHDEVEVSIEIGRSSYANTVWKSITQFARDMKVLCKERVFVVNVLGYVAYNFVIGAYSYWGPKAGYNIYKMKNADMIFGAVTIICGIVGTLSGGLILDHVTSTIPNAFKLLSGATFIGATCCFTAFTLKSLYGFVALFAIGELLVFATQAPVNYVCLHCVEPSLRPLSMAISTVAIHIFGDVPSSPLVGIVQDHIDSWRKTALILTSVLFLAAAIWFIGMFINIVDRFNEEAESENPRSRQEQSIMVMNS